The Arcanobacterium wilhelmae region GAAGAACGTCACCTACCTCGAGATGCAGAACAACAATAACCTGAACCAGCTTGGTTCTGTTCCGGCTCCGGCGTCGATCGATTTCATTGCGAATATGACGAAGCTTCAGGATGCGAACCTTCTGAAAAACGACATTGCGGATGCTGCGCCGTTGGCGAAGTTGACCTCGTTGAAGACTCTGAATATCGGTGACAACAAGATTGCGGATCTCTCGCCGATCCCGGATTCGGCGAAGGTCACGGCGTACCCGCAGTTCCCTGCTGGTTCTGTTGCGCCGTACTCGTACGATCTTGCTAAGGGCGAGACTTACGTCGATCTGTCCAAGCTGAAGGATCAGTTCGGCAAGCAGATCACGCCGAGCAAGATTTACTTCCTGGGTAGCGTGGGTCAGAAGCCGTACACGATCTCCGCTGATGGTACGAAGGCGACGATCAAGTGGGCTCCGCCTAGCGAGGCGTGGATTGCGACATACAAGTACCCGCAAATTCGCGTTGAGTACGCTGGTGGCTCGAAGGTTGATCCGGTTCACGTGTCAACCGTTGTTCCGGAGAAGCCGAAGCCGGCCGACCCGACTCCGACCCCGAACCCGACGACTGAGGCTCCTGCTCCGGTTCCGACGACTGAGGCTCCGAAGCCGATGCCAACGACGGAAGCTCCTGCCCCGGTTCCGACCACGAAGCCGGCTCCAGCTCCGACGACTGAGGCTCCGAAGCCGATGCCAACGACGGAGGCTCCTGCCCCGGTTCCGACCACGAAGCCGGCTCCAGCTCCGACGACTGAGGCTCCGAAGCCAGCTCCGGCTGACAAGATTGTCACCCCGGGTACCCCGGTGTTCCCGAAGGCTGACGATCCGGCGAATTGCACGGTCAAGCCATTCGTGACGGTGAAGTCGACGCCGGGTGTCGCGTACTTCGTTGAGGCCAATGGTAAGCCGGTTGAAAAATACACGAAGAACGGCGATCTCTACACGTTCACCTACGGCTATGGTGAGACAGTGAAGGTGACTGCTACGGTGACCGAAGGCTACCAGCTTGCCAAGGACGCTCAGACCGAATGGACGTGGAAGGCTCCGACGCTCGCTGAGCTCAAGTGCAACACCGCCGCACCGTCGTCGAAGGCGCCGGTTGTTCCGATGAAGCCGAACAACGGCGGCATGAATGCCACGAAGCCCCAGGTGCATCAGTCGATGCCAATGACTGGTTCGAACATCACGTACCTCGCCGTTGCCATGATGGCAACCATCCTTGCGGGTACGACGATGATCGTCCGCCGTCGTGAGAACTGATTAATTGCTCGCGAGTGAGTGGGTGGCAGGCTTTGCCTGCCACCCACTCACTGTTTATCCGGAAAGATTCAGTAAACTGGTAACGAAACAGCACAGTGAGGAGGAAGATAAGCGTTGTGGAAAGGGCTGTGATGGGGCATGAGGGGCCATGCGTTGAGGCAATGTGCGTTTCCGAGGCGGAGCTTCGATCCGCTAACGAGCTTCTGGATATGTGCAACGAAAACTTTGTCGCTGAATTTGTCGTGCTGACATGTGCGGGTGAGAATGTTTCCTCCAAGGCAGCGAAACAGCTGGAAGCATTGCTTGACCAGTATCCATTTCTTGATGCAGTCGCGTTTCCTACACGTATGGATGATACTCAGCCTTTCTTTGCGACGGGGCCGCGTGTTGTCGACCTTCTGAACGAGTGGGATCAAGCTCAGTTTGATCTGTTGAATGTGGTAGTACGGCGATCTGCGCTGGCACAAGGCAGGGACGACGGTATCGGCGTTTTTCCAAGTGCTATACTGCGTCTCATCACCAAGACTTGGCGAATCGGTATCCTGTCGGAACCACTTGTGGAATCTCGTAGCGGTGATATGCGCCTCGAGCAGACCCGCGATAACGCGCTTGACCGTGTGGGAATGCTCCTTGATAGTTACACTGCGGCAACCGCCTTGGTACCCCGTTTTGTTCAAACCCTTGCACTTCGGGAGCTCGCGTATTGGCT contains the following coding sequences:
- a CDS encoding leucine-rich repeat domain-containing protein is translated as MHRLLTHSLLVREGSKREVAAFAAVAVIASAFAGGVQLASAAGTDDVVPDLALRACVNGAMNPWLAKYKPGEPQRKADEPVSASDMENILSRLQVFHCDDKAVKSLEGLQYATGLQRIFVSHAPSSTVPLNQRVSDISPVAKLANLEGLYLGYNNISQLPDMSGMKSLKLLNLEGNGSKASEVQGAKPLHAGIRGLASLKPLAAVSTLEDLNVDYNDVSSLEGLENSTNMKLLKVSHNSISSLAPIAGLTGVTDLRIDSNKISDFSPLAALKNVTYLEMQNNNNLNQLGSVPAPASIDFIANMTKLQDANLLKNDIADAAPLAKLTSLKTLNIGDNKIADLSPIPDSAKVTAYPQFPAGSVAPYSYDLAKGETYVDLSKLKDQFGKQITPSKIYFLGSVGQKPYTISADGTKATIKWAPPSEAWIATYKYPQIRVEYAGGSKVDPVHVSTVVPEKPKPADPTPTPNPTTEAPAPVPTTEAPKPMPTTEAPAPVPTTKPAPAPTTEAPKPMPTTEAPAPVPTTKPAPAPTTEAPKPAPADKIVTPGTPVFPKADDPANCTVKPFVTVKSTPGVAYFVEANGKPVEKYTKNGDLYTFTYGYGETVKVTATVTEGYQLAKDAQTEWTWKAPTLAELKCNTAAPSSKAPVVPMKPNNGGMNATKPQVHQSMPMTGSNITYLAVAMMATILAGTTMIVRRREN